In a genomic window of Dyadobacter fermentans DSM 18053:
- a CDS encoding NUDIX domain-containing protein, with protein MRVISTENNWKTLSSETVYENAWLELSHRDVINPSGNKGIYGLVKFKNQAIGVIPVDADDNIYLVGQYRYAIDEYSWEIPEGGGALDADPLDAAKRELKEETGLLAGKWTKLARIHTSNSATNEEGFLFIAEELTQDQAEPEDTEDLQVWKLPLKEAVEMVMRSEITDSLSVAGILMTARLKGI; from the coding sequence ATGCGGGTTATATCCACTGAAAATAACTGGAAAACACTATCGTCTGAAACCGTTTATGAGAATGCCTGGCTGGAACTCAGTCACCGTGACGTGATTAACCCCTCGGGCAACAAGGGCATTTACGGTTTGGTTAAATTCAAAAACCAGGCAATAGGCGTGATCCCGGTGGATGCCGACGACAATATCTATCTCGTGGGCCAGTACCGCTACGCGATCGACGAATATTCCTGGGAAATTCCGGAAGGCGGCGGGGCGCTCGATGCCGATCCGCTCGACGCCGCCAAGCGCGAGCTGAAAGAGGAAACCGGCTTGCTGGCCGGCAAATGGACCAAACTCGCCCGCATTCACACCTCCAACTCGGCAACTAACGAAGAAGGTTTCCTCTTCATTGCCGAAGAACTTACGCAAGACCAGGCCGAACCGGAAGATACCGAAGATTTGCAGGTATGGAAATTGCCCCTGAAAGAGGCAGTAGAAATGGTCATGCGCTCCGAAATCACCGATTCGCTTTCGGTAGCGGGCATTTTGATGACCGCCAGACTGAAAGGTATTTAA
- a CDS encoding LysE family translocator, translating into MLQALLYGTLTGVALCLTFGTVFFSLVQNSVDNGYRTGIKIAFGVFICDIIFVFFAIFGTALLPDIPNFQQWMAGAGVFFLTALGLSNIIRGQPQIAEPQTRFGNFLYYFTTGFLLNGLNPVNFISWVTIASYIRTNLHYNLNQVLLFFTASVIAVFLVESAIAVFAHRLKKLFTPRVVTIFNKVTGVIFILIACQIAYTNFLK; encoded by the coding sequence ATGCTGCAAGCGCTATTGTATGGGACGCTGACGGGCGTCGCGTTGTGTCTTACATTCGGGACCGTATTTTTTTCATTAGTCCAAAACAGCGTCGATAATGGTTACCGAACCGGTATTAAAATCGCGTTCGGCGTGTTCATTTGCGACATTATCTTCGTTTTCTTCGCCATTTTCGGGACGGCGCTGCTGCCCGACATTCCGAATTTCCAGCAATGGATGGCCGGCGCGGGCGTATTTTTCCTCACGGCCCTCGGGCTAAGCAACATTATAAGAGGCCAGCCCCAGATCGCCGAACCGCAAACACGGTTTGGAAACTTCCTTTACTATTTCACCACCGGTTTTCTGCTGAATGGGTTGAATCCCGTGAATTTCATTAGCTGGGTCACCATTGCCTCGTACATCCGCACGAACCTGCATTATAATCTCAACCAGGTGCTTTTGTTTTTTACGGCGAGTGTGATTGCCGTGTTTTTGGTGGAAAGCGCTATCGCCGTTTTCGCGCACAGGCTCAAAAAGCTGTTCACGCCCAGAGTGGTCACGATATTTAACAAAGTGACAGGCGTGATTTTTATTCTCATCGCCTGTCAGATTGCTTATACCAATTTTTTGAAATAG
- a CDS encoding GH3 family domain-containing protein, giving the protein MALVGSLLKKGIHFSNIVANRRKASLHQQQKKTLAKLLAKARYTEFGEKYNFDELLSSILFGEKGSFYELYKRTVPVYDYNKIFNEWWHKSLEGEKDVCWPGTVKYYALSSGTSEAASKSIPVTKAMTKAIQKTSIRQILSLGHYKDLPPDLYEKGFLMLSGSTNLNPQETGSLAGDLSGIQIQQIPRWFRPYYKPGQKIAAQRDWGLKLEEITKVASEWDIGFVVGVPAWIQLLFEKIIAHYNVKNIHEIWPNLQVFAHGGVSFEPYRKGFEKLLGKPMIYINTYLASEGFIAYQSRPGAVGMELVCDNGIFFEFIPFTPKNFDSDGAMLENPETLMIDQVEEGKEYALLLSTCSGAWRYLIGDTVRIMDKARGEIVITGRTKHFLSLCGEHLSVDNMNKAIDLVSQEMGISVKEFTVCGIDHGTLFAHDWYVGVEESNVDAEQLKQKLDAKLAELNDDYAVERRHALKEVFVNVLPNQAFYRWMELKGKLGGQNKFPRVFKKDLIGDWKNFLKSEGYIQ; this is encoded by the coding sequence ATGGCATTAGTAGGCAGTTTATTAAAGAAAGGCATTCATTTCAGCAACATTGTGGCCAACCGCCGCAAGGCAAGTTTACATCAGCAGCAAAAGAAAACACTGGCCAAACTGCTGGCCAAAGCCAGATATACCGAGTTCGGTGAGAAATATAACTTCGACGAGCTCCTTTCCTCCATCCTTTTCGGCGAAAAAGGCTCATTTTACGAGCTCTACAAGCGCACGGTGCCTGTTTACGATTATAACAAGATCTTCAACGAGTGGTGGCACAAATCGCTCGAAGGTGAGAAAGACGTGTGCTGGCCGGGAACGGTGAAATATTATGCATTGAGCTCGGGTACATCCGAAGCGGCTTCGAAGTCGATTCCGGTGACGAAAGCCATGACGAAGGCCATTCAAAAAACGAGTATCCGCCAGATTTTGTCCTTGGGCCATTACAAGGACCTTCCGCCCGATTTATACGAAAAAGGTTTCCTGATGCTCAGCGGCAGCACGAACCTGAACCCGCAAGAAACGGGCAGCCTGGCTGGTGATTTGAGCGGCATTCAGATCCAGCAAATCCCGCGCTGGTTTCGGCCTTATTACAAACCGGGCCAGAAAATAGCAGCGCAGCGCGACTGGGGCCTGAAACTGGAAGAAATTACAAAAGTGGCCAGTGAATGGGACATTGGTTTCGTGGTAGGCGTGCCGGCATGGATCCAGTTGCTGTTTGAAAAGATCATCGCGCATTATAATGTAAAGAACATCCACGAAATCTGGCCGAATTTGCAGGTTTTCGCGCACGGCGGCGTTTCATTCGAGCCGTATCGCAAAGGGTTTGAAAAGCTGCTCGGCAAGCCGATGATCTACATTAATACCTACCTGGCGTCGGAAGGCTTTATTGCATACCAGTCGAGGCCGGGTGCGGTAGGCATGGAGTTGGTGTGTGATAACGGTATTTTCTTTGAATTTATCCCTTTCACCCCTAAAAACTTCGATTCTGACGGCGCAATGCTCGAGAATCCCGAGACGCTGATGATCGACCAGGTGGAAGAAGGAAAAGAATATGCACTGCTGCTTTCGACCTGCTCGGGCGCGTGGCGTTACCTGATCGGCGATACCGTTCGGATTATGGACAAGGCACGGGGCGAAATCGTGATCACGGGCCGTACGAAGCATTTCCTCAGCCTCTGCGGCGAGCACCTTTCGGTGGATAATATGAACAAGGCGATCGACCTCGTCTCCCAGGAAATGGGCATTTCAGTGAAAGAATTTACCGTTTGCGGCATCGATCACGGCACATTGTTCGCACACGACTGGTATGTAGGTGTGGAAGAATCGAATGTGGATGCCGAACAATTGAAACAAAAACTCGACGCCAAACTGGCCGAGCTGAACGACGACTACGCCGTAGAGCGCCGTCACGCATTGAAAGAAGTGTTCGTAAATGTGCTGCCCAACCAGGCATTCTATCGCTGGATGGAACTGAAAGGGAAGCTGGGCGGACAAAACAAATTCCCGCGCGTATTCAAGAAAGACCTCATCGGGGACTGGAAAAACTTCCTGAAATCCGAGGGTTACATTCAATAA
- the surE gene encoding 5'/3'-nucleotidase SurE, producing the protein MKPLILVTNDDGITSKGIRTLVEIMQTLGEVIVVAPNSPQSGMGHAITIGEPLRLYSTHIFDGVTEYECSGTPADCVKLAKNYVLQDRKPDLVVSGINHGSNSSISVLYSGTMSAAIEAAIEGIPAIGFSLCDFREDADFSHAVPFIKSITEEALKNGIPNGIALNVNIPAKTDLALKGVKVCRQAHAKWQEKFDYRVDPNGRGYLWMAGDFVNFDTEKEDTDVWALDNNYISVVPCQYDLTEYEALKKLSTWDL; encoded by the coding sequence ATGAAACCCCTCATTTTAGTTACAAATGATGACGGAATAACGTCAAAAGGTATCCGAACACTGGTCGAAATCATGCAAACGCTGGGCGAAGTAATCGTAGTCGCGCCGAACAGCCCGCAGTCGGGAATGGGGCATGCAATTACCATCGGCGAACCGCTCCGGCTTTATTCCACCCATATTTTTGACGGCGTTACCGAATACGAATGCTCCGGGACCCCGGCCGACTGCGTCAAACTGGCGAAAAACTACGTGTTGCAGGACCGCAAGCCCGACCTCGTCGTGAGCGGTATCAACCACGGCAGCAACAGTTCGATCAGCGTGCTGTATTCCGGCACCATGTCGGCGGCCATTGAGGCGGCGATCGAAGGCATTCCGGCCATCGGGTTTTCGCTTTGTGATTTCAGGGAAGACGCGGATTTCAGCCACGCCGTCCCGTTCATCAAATCGATCACCGAGGAAGCGTTGAAAAATGGTATTCCAAACGGTATTGCATTGAATGTGAACATTCCTGCGAAAACCGACCTGGCACTGAAAGGCGTAAAAGTATGCCGTCAGGCGCACGCCAAATGGCAGGAGAAATTCGACTACCGCGTTGACCCGAACGGTCGCGGCTACCTTTGGATGGCCGGCGATTTCGTGAATTTCGATACGGAAAAAGAAGATACGGATGTCTGGGCACTGGATAACAACTACATCTCGGTGGTGCCATGTCAATATGATCTGACAGAGTATGAAGCGTTGAAAAAGCTATCGACCTGGGATTTGTAA
- a CDS encoding GNAT family N-acetyltransferase produces MPSFATLQASVEDIPTIITIQEKTWEPTYRDILSQEEIDYMFEKIYSSDALAEQMHAGQQFLILLDGERAVGFSSVSEEKAGKFKLHKIYVLPSTQGTGAGKYLLQQTEDYVKSMGGTVLSLNVNRYNRARTFYEKMGFSIVDEQDIPIGPYWMNDYILEKPLN; encoded by the coding sequence ATGCCTTCATTCGCAACACTGCAAGCCTCGGTTGAGGACATACCAACTATTATTACAATTCAGGAAAAAACATGGGAACCCACTTACCGTGACATCCTTAGCCAGGAGGAGATCGACTATATGTTTGAAAAAATATATTCATCCGACGCCCTTGCGGAGCAAATGCACGCGGGCCAGCAGTTCCTGATCCTGCTGGATGGCGAACGGGCGGTTGGCTTTTCGTCGGTTTCCGAAGAAAAGGCCGGGAAGTTCAAATTACATAAAATATATGTGCTTCCATCCACGCAGGGCACCGGCGCGGGCAAATACCTTTTGCAGCAAACGGAAGATTACGTGAAGTCGATGGGCGGAACCGTGCTGTCGCTGAATGTGAACCGATACAACAGGGCCAGGACTTTTTATGAAAAAATGGGTTTCAGCATTGTCGACGAGCAGGATATCCCCATCGGCCCTTACTGGATGAATGACTACATCCTCGAAAAACCACTGAACTGA
- the trhO gene encoding oxygen-dependent tRNA uridine(34) hydroxylase TrhO yields MKPYRVILYYYYTPIADPDTYRDEHHLFCVENNLLGRIIVAPEGLNGTVSGTPEQCDAYMNYVRSDARFAGVQFKVEESDHIAFQKLHVRVKDEIVNSDLPVNPLERTGKHLEPADFKAMLNDPDVVLVDMRSDYEHEVGKFKGAITFDMHNLRELPDHVHEIAHLKDKKVITYCTGGIKCEKASAYLLDQGFKDVYQLHGGIIRYGLEEGGEDFDGKCYVFDNRITVDVNKVNPTVISKCHVCEEPCDRMVNCANPECNNHLPICEKCGWEMEGACSAECKTHPAKRAYDGTGYYVVNSNHYHPIQGLKSQQKNIKKMKLSLKTESA; encoded by the coding sequence ATGAAACCTTACCGGGTTATCCTATATTATTATTACACGCCCATCGCCGATCCCGACACCTACCGCGATGAGCATCACCTGTTTTGTGTTGAAAACAACCTGCTGGGCCGCATTATCGTCGCGCCTGAGGGGCTGAATGGCACCGTATCAGGCACGCCGGAGCAATGCGACGCATACATGAACTACGTCCGCTCCGATGCACGGTTTGCAGGTGTTCAGTTCAAAGTGGAGGAGTCCGATCACATTGCGTTTCAGAAGCTGCACGTGCGTGTGAAGGACGAAATCGTGAACTCCGACCTTCCCGTGAACCCGCTCGAACGCACAGGCAAGCACCTCGAACCGGCCGATTTCAAAGCAATGCTCAACGACCCCGACGTGGTGCTCGTGGACATGCGCTCGGATTACGAACACGAAGTGGGTAAGTTCAAGGGAGCGATCACGTTCGATATGCATAATCTGCGTGAGCTGCCCGACCACGTGCACGAAATCGCGCATTTGAAAGATAAAAAGGTCATTACCTACTGCACCGGCGGCATTAAGTGCGAAAAAGCGAGTGCCTACCTGCTGGATCAGGGTTTCAAGGACGTTTACCAGCTGCACGGTGGCATTATACGCTACGGACTGGAAGAAGGCGGCGAGGATTTCGACGGCAAATGCTACGTGTTCGACAACCGTATTACCGTGGATGTGAACAAGGTAAATCCGACGGTGATCTCCAAATGCCACGTCTGTGAAGAGCCGTGCGACCGCATGGTGAACTGCGCCAATCCCGAATGCAATAATCACCTGCCCATTTGCGAAAAATGCGGCTGGGAAATGGAAGGCGCCTGCTCGGCAGAATGCAAGACGCACCCTGCCAAACGCGCTTACGACGGTACCGGCTATTATGTGGTCAACAGCAACCACTATCACCCGATCCAGGGTTTGAAAAGCCAGCAGAAGAATATCAAAAAGATGAAATTGTCCCTGAAAACTGAATCGGCCTAG
- a CDS encoding deoxynucleoside kinase: protein MHIAIIGNIGAGKTTLTQMLGEYFKWEVMYEAVEGNPYLADFYQDMDRWAFNLQIYFLNNRFAQVQKIRETTYATIVQDRTIYEDAYIFARNLYESGVLVERDYQTYLLLFESIIRTVSQPDLLVYLKADIPKLVSQIKKRGRDFESDISTEYLTNLNHYYEDFVRNYEDGKILEIDVNNMDFASNPDDFNHIVSLLNKELFYV, encoded by the coding sequence ATGCACATCGCTATTATCGGCAATATCGGCGCCGGCAAAACCACCTTGACCCAGATGCTGGGCGAATATTTCAAATGGGAAGTGATGTACGAGGCGGTGGAAGGAAATCCCTATCTGGCTGATTTTTACCAGGATATGGATCGATGGGCTTTCAATCTGCAAATTTATTTTTTGAACAACCGGTTTGCACAGGTGCAGAAAATCCGCGAAACGACCTATGCCACCATCGTTCAGGACCGGACCATTTACGAGGATGCCTACATATTTGCCCGCAACCTGTACGAATCCGGCGTGCTTGTGGAGCGCGATTACCAAACATACCTCCTCCTGTTCGAATCCATCATTCGCACCGTGTCGCAGCCCGATCTGCTCGTTTACCTCAAAGCCGACATTCCTAAACTCGTTTCGCAGATCAAAAAACGCGGCCGCGACTTCGAATCCGATATTTCGACCGAGTATCTGACTAATCTCAATCACTATTACGAAGATTTCGTGCGGAATTACGAGGACGGCAAGATCCTGGAAATAGACGTTAATAACATGGATTTCGCGTCCAATCCGGATGATTTCAACCACATTGTTTCATTGCTCAACAAGGAACTGTTTTACGTGTAG
- a CDS encoding helix-turn-helix domain-containing protein → MIDVKRIHAILRAHSLTPTSIGRLVHLSHSKMSKVMTGEQTLPSAAVGIIIRELGIDPNWLFGYEGDPEVVRYMKDLVHKNEVEKLEAKIRELKDELGDVYKQLAEERRVK, encoded by the coding sequence ATGATCGACGTTAAACGCATCCACGCTATCCTGAGGGCTCATAGCCTCACGCCCACTTCCATCGGCAGGCTCGTGCACCTGTCGCATTCAAAAATGAGTAAAGTCATGACCGGCGAACAGACGCTGCCCTCCGCCGCCGTCGGCATTATCATCCGGGAACTGGGCATCGACCCGAACTGGCTGTTTGGCTACGAGGGCGACCCGGAAGTGGTGCGATACATGAAAGATCTTGTGCACAAAAACGAAGTCGAGAAGCTGGAAGCGAAGATCCGGGAGCTCAAAGACGAGCTGGGCGACGTTTACAAACAGCTGGCCGAAGAGCGACGGGTAAAATAG